The following proteins come from a genomic window of Alnus glutinosa chromosome 10, dhAlnGlut1.1, whole genome shotgun sequence:
- the LOC133880277 gene encoding transcription factor DIVARICATA-like, protein MMMTSMAQQAAAASQWTRMEDKLFERALVMVPEDFPDRWMRIAECVPGKSQREVREHYEDLVRDVLEIDSGRVELPSYTDDSDGWDSPSQISFGSRTKHGDAERKKGTPWTEEEHKLFLIGLQKFGKGDWRSISRNVVVTRTPTQVASHAQKYFLRQTSVKKERKRSSIHDITSVDNNNSAAMPVDQNWIPPSSGGAVQQQPAPPPALAQMTMPGHLHDQSTSFGYQNFGFQM, encoded by the exons ATGATGATGACGAGTATGGCTCAGCAGGCGGCGGCGGCGAGTCAGTGGACAAGGATGGAGGACAAGCTGTTCGAGAGGGCTCTGGTGATGGTGCCGGAGGACTTTCCGGACCGGTGGATGAGGATCGCCGAGTGCGTGCCGGGGAAGTCACAGAGGGAGGTCAGGGAACACTACGAGGATCTGGTACGCGACGTGCTCGAGATCGATTCGGGCCGGGTGGAGCTGCCGAGTTACACCGATGATTCTGATGGGTGGGACTCGCCGAGTCAGATCTCGTTCGGGTCGAGGACCAAGCACGGTGACGCTGAGAGAAAGAAGGGGACgccttggactgaagaagagCACAA GTTATTTCTGATAGGGCTGCAGAAATTTGGCAAGGGTGATTGGAGGAGCATTTCAAGGAATGTGGTTGTGACAAGGACACCGACTCAAGTGGCTAGCCATGCCCAGAAGTACTTTCTTCGCCAGACCTCGGtaaagaaagagaggaagaggTCGAGCATACACGACATCACCTCGGTGGATAACAACAACTCGGCGGCTATGCCTGTTGATCAGAACTGGATTCCTCCATCAAGTGGTGGTGCAGTTCAGCAGCAGCCTGCACCACCACCTGCTTTGGCACAGATGACCATGCCGGGGCATTTGCACGATCAATCGACCTCATTTGGGTATCAAAACTTTGGCTTTCAAATGTAA